The following are encoded in a window of Flavobacterium psychrotrophum genomic DNA:
- a CDS encoding aminotransferase class V-fold PLP-dependent enzyme: MLQEADTIVTSSLEEYFSKFRENIIGVSQEFTSPYGLKKMVYTDWTASGRLYRPIEDKIVNEFGPFVANTHTETTVSGTAMTNAYHEARHIIKHHVNAGSDDVLITDGTGMTGVVNKFQRILGLKVPENMRPHTTVPDEKRPVVFITHMEHHSNQTSWLETIAKVVVIPACPQGLICLDSFKELLEEHKDYTLKIASITGCSNVTGIKTPYSEVAKLVHQYNGVCFVDFACSAPYVQIDMHPEDEEAYLDAIFFSPHKFLGGPGTSGVLIFNKKLYKNMVPDHPGGGTVSWTNPWGEHKYLDNIEEREDGGTPGFLQVIKTALAVKLKEQMGVHNILQREKEITDYVFETLGNVPNLNILAPQHTERLGVISFYIDGLHYNLGVKMLNDKFGIQTRGGCSCAGTYGHFLLHVDQEQSNYLTDKITAGDLIQKPGWIRMSIHPTTTNEEIQFVCESIKAMAQNFEAWSADYNYVRGTNEFIHKEEVNTTDALMQKWFTL, from the coding sequence ATGTTACAGGAGGCAGATACCATAGTTACAAGCAGTCTTGAAGAATATTTCTCAAAATTCAGGGAAAACATCATTGGCGTAAGCCAGGAATTTACCTCGCCTTATGGCCTTAAAAAAATGGTATATACAGACTGGACTGCCAGCGGCCGCCTGTATCGCCCTATAGAAGATAAGATTGTAAATGAGTTTGGCCCTTTTGTAGCTAACACGCATACCGAAACTACTGTAAGTGGTACGGCCATGACAAATGCTTACCATGAAGCACGCCACATCATTAAACACCATGTTAACGCAGGATCTGATGATGTATTGATTACAGATGGTACAGGAATGACAGGTGTTGTAAATAAATTTCAGCGCATACTGGGGCTTAAAGTACCAGAGAATATGAGGCCACACACCACTGTACCTGACGAAAAGCGCCCTGTGGTATTTATTACCCACATGGAGCACCACAGTAACCAGACTTCATGGCTGGAAACCATTGCTAAAGTAGTAGTAATACCCGCCTGTCCGCAGGGATTAATTTGCCTGGACAGCTTTAAAGAACTACTTGAAGAACATAAAGATTATACATTAAAAATAGCTTCGATAACAGGTTGTAGTAACGTTACAGGAATAAAAACACCCTATTCTGAAGTCGCAAAACTGGTACATCAGTATAATGGTGTTTGTTTTGTAGATTTTGCCTGTAGTGCGCCTTATGTACAAATAGATATGCACCCCGAAGATGAAGAGGCATATCTTGATGCCATATTTTTTTCGCCGCATAAATTTTTAGGTGGGCCAGGTACTTCTGGTGTACTTATCTTTAATAAGAAATTGTACAAAAACATGGTACCTGATCATCCGGGGGGAGGAACCGTAAGCTGGACCAACCCGTGGGGTGAACATAAATACTTAGATAATATTGAAGAGCGTGAAGATGGTGGTACACCGGGCTTCCTTCAGGTAATCAAAACGGCACTTGCTGTTAAGCTTAAGGAACAAATGGGCGTGCACAATATACTGCAGCGCGAGAAAGAAATTACCGATTATGTTTTTGAAACACTGGGTAATGTTCCTAACCTTAATATCCTTGCTCCACAGCATACAGAAAGGCTTGGTGTTATTTCTTTTTATATTGATGGTTTGCATTACAACCTTGGGGTAAAAATGCTAAACGATAAATTTGGCATACAAACCCGTGGCGGATGCAGCTGCGCCGGTACATACGGGCATTTCCTGCTGCACGTAGACCAGGAGCAGTCAAACTACCTGACAGATAAAATAACGGCAGGCGACTTAATTCAAAAGCCGGGATGGATCAGGATGTCTATTCACCCTACGACTACCAATGAAGAAATACAGTTTGTATGCGAAAGTATAAAAGCCATGGCTCAAAATTTTGAAGCCTGGAGTGCAGACTATAACTATGTTCGCGGTACTAACGAGTTTATACACAAAGAAGAAGTAAATACTACTGATGCATTAATGCAAAAGTGGTTTACTTTATAA